The genomic stretch CGAAGACATGCCAGCTCGTCAGGATTGGGCCTAGTAGTTGTTGGTTCGTCTTGTACTTGTTGAACGCTTGCTGGTAGTGCTTGTGGAGGACGTCCATCGTAAATAACGTGCGATCCAGCGTCGAGCGATAGCCTTCAGTAAGCAGAGTTATcttccaaaatggctgaaGGAAGTTCCGCGTCTCGCGGAGATTTTGCCAATCTTGTGGTGTTAGGTAGTCGTCCACAAGAGTGTCGTAGTACTTGTCCTGATACCACTTAACATGCTCCTCCTTGTCAAGTGCAGTATCTAGCAGGAGAAACCACGAGTTCCAGCGTGTATCGTTGTCTAGCCCGAGAACTTTGCCGGCACGCCGCCGAAAGAGGTTGTACCTGTAATCATTGGCTCTAATGTGGATTGCGATATTGTGCAGTTTTCCGAGCGGACCTAGTTGACTCCAGCCACGCTCCTTTCGCTTCTTCCAACcctgcatcatgtccatgttgaaTGACGCTTGGTCCATCTCCTCAATTTGCTTACAGGCTTCAAGCACAGCCTCTTTGCTGTCCATGAAAAGAAAGGCCTGGACGCAAAGGTTGACAACATGCCCATGGCAGCGAATGCGTCTGTGCTTTGCATTCCAAGAAATGCCTCGTCCCTCAAGAAATCGGCTCAATAGACGGCAGAGCACGTCATTAGAACCGTGGTTATCCCCTGTGACATATCCTAGCTGGCTTAGTATATCGTACTCCTCAATGACCGGCTGGAGGAGCTTCCATTGCTCAGCTCCGCTATGGCTTCCAGGGCCGTCTATGCCAGGAAGCTCAGGTAAGGCAAGCAGTGCTTGGCAGGGATTCACCATGCCTTGCTGCATAAATTGCACACATATACCAAGGAACGCTTTATGGTTTGGTGCGCTCCAGACGTCAGCGGAGaggtgaagcttggcagGGGAGGACTGAAGCCGTTTTCGAAGTATATCTTTGTGGATCGCGTATGAATTTGTGCAAAGTTTCTGGATATGTCCGTGGGAGGTACTGATAAGTTCTTCTGCCGTATAGTTTGCTGCCATAAGCAGAGAATGCAGCTCTGGCCAGGTATTACAATTGTATGGAAGATTGCGTACGGTAACCAACTGGACTAAGGCTTCCATTGCAGCGTTTGGGTTAAGTGCGCTTCGAAGAACTTGCTCCTCTCTTACTTGAAGCTTAACAAGCTCAATCT from Pochonia chlamydosporia 170 chromosome Unknown PCv3seq00044, whole genome shotgun sequence encodes the following:
- a CDS encoding ribonuclease H-like protein (similar to Metarhizium robertsii ARSEF 23 XP_007817788.1), which codes for MDSFLSRIPSDRESPVATTIERDSEVDGWNRLASVDSSTSTSSKRKRITTADATWEHTRKPEGSEPERAGPRQNLVFYCKYCCNPPYSTYVSTTFRSHLLKVHSVEATGSEPNLTKKARTNLLRDAFNKAGEIELVKLQVREEQVLRSALNPNAAMEALVQLVTVRNLPYNCNTWPELHSLLMAANYTAEELISTSHGHIQKLCTNSYAIHKDILRKRLQSSPAKLHLSADVWSAPNHKAFLGICVQFMQQGMVNPCQALLALPELPGIDGPGSHSGAEQWKLLQPVIEEYDILSQLGYVTGDNHGSNDVLCRLLSRFLEGRGISWNAKHRRIRCHGHVVNLCVQAFLFMDSKEAVLEACKQIEEMDQASFNMDMMQGWKKRKERGWSQLGPLGKLHNIAIHIRANDYRYNLFRRRAGKVLGLDNDTRWNSWFLLLDTALDKEEHVKWYQDKYYDTLVDDYLTPQDWQNLRETRNFLQPFWKITLLTEGYRSTLDRTLFTMDVLHKHYQQAFNKYKTNQQLLGPILTSWHVFDKYYQLSDESPAYGAALILHPSRGRAHIQKNWPKEWHKKTFTGVKKLWEDEYKNLPTVCTTPSVVPAPEQDEYDLIAQELEVIGTEPVVDEYESYISQSPIPIDCSPLTWWLRDEQQERFPRLSKMAIDILSVPAMSADPERTFSGARRTISWDLMPLGASTIERGECLKSWIRSGITAGLPAEEIEQYGSISREGSASGSIGLAEDMDS